In Paraburkholderia phenazinium, the following are encoded in one genomic region:
- a CDS encoding sulfate ABC transporter substrate-binding protein gives MIDQGTGLAGKTRKLITVLALGAAAALGLVAQTAAADTTLLNVSYDPTRELYQQVNQAFGKEWKAQTGETVTFKQSHGGSGAQARSVLDGLQADVVTLALAYDIDALASKGIVDKNWQKRLPDNAAPYTSTIVFLVRKGNPKHIKDWDDLVKPGVSIVTPNPKTSGGARWNYLAAWAYAEHQPGGNDQKAKDFVSKLYKNAGVLDSGARGATTSFVQRGIGDVLIAWENEAFLSLKEFGPDKFEIVVPSVSILAEPPVAVVDKVVDRHGTRKLAEAYLNFLYSEQGQEIAAENFYRPRSDKVPAALTAKFPKLKLYTVDDSFGGWANAQKTHFADGGVFDSIYSPQ, from the coding sequence ATGATCGATCAGGGCACGGGGCTCGCAGGCAAGACCAGGAAACTCATCACGGTGCTGGCGCTGGGCGCCGCAGCGGCACTCGGCCTGGTGGCCCAGACGGCTGCAGCGGACACGACGCTGCTCAACGTGTCCTATGACCCGACACGCGAGCTGTACCAGCAGGTCAACCAGGCATTCGGCAAGGAATGGAAGGCGCAGACCGGCGAGACCGTCACCTTCAAGCAGTCGCACGGCGGCTCGGGCGCGCAGGCGCGCTCGGTGCTCGACGGCCTGCAGGCGGACGTCGTCACGCTCGCACTCGCTTACGACATCGACGCGCTCGCCAGCAAGGGCATCGTCGACAAGAACTGGCAAAAGCGCCTGCCGGACAACGCGGCGCCGTACACCTCGACCATCGTGTTTCTGGTGCGCAAGGGCAACCCGAAGCACATCAAGGACTGGGACGACCTGGTGAAGCCGGGCGTGTCGATCGTCACGCCGAACCCGAAGACCTCGGGCGGCGCGCGCTGGAACTATCTGGCGGCCTGGGCCTACGCCGAGCATCAGCCGGGCGGCAACGACCAGAAAGCCAAGGACTTCGTCTCGAAGCTCTATAAGAACGCCGGCGTGCTCGACTCGGGCGCGCGGGGGGCGACCACGAGCTTCGTGCAGCGCGGTATCGGCGATGTGCTGATTGCGTGGGAGAACGAAGCATTCCTGTCGTTGAAGGAATTCGGTCCGGACAAGTTCGAGATCGTGGTGCCGTCGGTGAGCATTCTGGCCGAGCCGCCGGTGGCGGTGGTCGACAAGGTGGTGGACAGGCACGGCACCCGCAAGCTGGCCGAGGCGTATCTGAACTTCCTGTATAGCGAGCAGGGCCAGGAGATCGCCGCGGAGAACTTCTACCGTCCGCGTTCGGACAAGGTGCCGGCGGCTTTGACCGCGAAGTTTCCGAAGCTGAAGCTGTACACGGTGGACGACTCGTTCGGCGGCTGGGCGAATGCGCAGAAGACGCACTTTGCGGATGGCGGCGTGTTCGATTCGATCTACTCGCCGCAGTAA
- the cysT gene encoding sulfate ABC transporter permease subunit CysT — protein sequence MTTLTFRKPSALPGFGLTLGITVAYLSLVVLIPLAATFLKTASLDWAQFVRAVASPRVLASYRLTFFSALGGALINAVFGFLVAWVLVRYKFPFKRLVDAVVDLPFALPTSVAGISLAAVYAGNGWIGQFLEPLGIKIAFTPAGVLVALTFIGLPFVVRTVQPVLEEFEREQEEAAACLGASRWLTFRRVVLPAVLPALLTGFALAFARALGEYGSVIFIAGNVPMKSEITSLLIITKLEQYDYAGATALAVVMLVVSFLMLLLINTLQWYLQRRTRRGAAAPALPIATAATVTTGTAGGLQ from the coding sequence ATGACGACGTTGACCTTCCGCAAGCCCAGCGCGTTACCCGGCTTCGGCCTGACGCTCGGCATCACGGTGGCGTATCTGAGCCTCGTGGTGCTGATTCCGCTCGCGGCGACCTTTCTCAAGACGGCTTCGCTCGACTGGGCCCAGTTCGTGCGCGCGGTCGCCTCGCCGCGCGTGCTGGCCTCGTACCGGCTGACGTTTTTCTCGGCGCTCGGCGGCGCGCTGATCAACGCGGTGTTCGGCTTTCTGGTCGCCTGGGTGCTGGTGCGCTATAAGTTTCCGTTCAAGCGTCTGGTGGACGCCGTCGTCGATCTGCCGTTTGCGTTGCCCACCTCGGTGGCGGGCATTTCGCTCGCGGCGGTGTATGCGGGCAACGGCTGGATCGGCCAGTTTCTCGAGCCGCTCGGCATCAAGATCGCGTTTACGCCGGCCGGCGTGCTGGTGGCGTTGACCTTTATCGGCTTGCCGTTCGTGGTGCGCACTGTGCAGCCGGTGCTGGAAGAATTCGAACGCGAGCAGGAAGAGGCTGCGGCGTGCCTCGGCGCATCGCGCTGGCTGACGTTTCGCCGCGTCGTGTTGCCCGCGGTATTGCCGGCGCTGCTGACCGGTTTCGCGTTGGCCTTCGCGCGGGCGCTGGGCGAATACGGCTCGGTGATTTTCATTGCCGGCAACGTGCCGATGAAATCGGAGATCACTTCGCTGCTCATCATCACCAAGCTCGAACAGTACGACTATGCCGGGGCCACCGCGCTCGCCGTCGTGATGCTGGTGGTGTCGTTCCTGATGCTGCTTTTGATCAACACGCTGCAGTGGTATCTGCAGCGTCGCACGCGCCGCGGCGCGGCCGCGCCGGCGCTGCCCATTGCGACCGCCGCAACGGTTACGACAGGCACCGCAGGAGGTCTGCAATGA
- the cysW gene encoding sulfate ABC transporter permease subunit CysW, with amino-acid sequence MSHDSAALPPPLPPVQRAASNAARRADPVTEPRLVRWVLTGIALLFLALFLVVPLIAVFYQALSKGVGFYFEALADPDAVSAIKLTLLTAAIAVPLNLVFGLAASWCIAKFEFKGKALLTTLIDLPFSVSPVVSGLVYVLLFGAQGWFGPWLQDHNVQIIFAVPGIVLATIFVTFPFVARELIPLMQAQGNDEEEAAHVLGASGWQTFRRVTLPNVKWGLLYGVILCNARAMGEFGAVSVVSGHIRGQTDTIPLHVEILYNEYNFSAAFAVASLLALLALVTLGLKLLAERHLSAELAAARDVPAHAGPATSQPTGA; translated from the coding sequence ATGAGCCACGATTCCGCTGCGCTGCCGCCGCCGCTGCCGCCTGTACAGCGCGCCGCTTCGAACGCGGCCCGCCGCGCCGATCCCGTCACCGAACCACGCCTCGTGCGCTGGGTGTTGACGGGGATCGCGCTATTGTTTCTCGCGCTGTTTCTGGTGGTGCCGCTCATCGCGGTGTTCTATCAGGCGTTGAGCAAAGGCGTGGGCTTCTATTTCGAAGCGCTCGCCGATCCCGACGCCGTTTCCGCCATCAAGCTGACGCTGCTGACCGCCGCGATCGCCGTGCCCTTGAACCTGGTGTTCGGGCTCGCCGCGTCCTGGTGCATCGCGAAGTTCGAATTCAAGGGCAAGGCGCTGCTGACCACGCTGATCGACCTGCCGTTCTCCGTCTCGCCGGTGGTCTCCGGTCTCGTCTATGTGCTGCTGTTCGGCGCGCAAGGCTGGTTCGGCCCGTGGCTGCAGGATCACAACGTGCAGATCATCTTCGCGGTGCCGGGCATCGTGCTCGCGACGATCTTCGTGACGTTCCCGTTTGTCGCGCGTGAGCTGATTCCGCTGATGCAGGCCCAGGGCAACGATGAAGAGGAAGCCGCTCACGTGCTCGGCGCATCCGGCTGGCAGACGTTCCGCCGCGTCACCTTGCCGAACGTCAAGTGGGGCTTGCTGTACGGCGTGATCCTGTGCAACGCGCGGGCAATGGGCGAGTTCGGCGCGGTCTCGGTGGTCTCGGGCCATATTCGCGGCCAGACGGACACGATCCCGCTGCATGTCGAAATCCTCTACAACGAATACAACTTCTCGGCGGCGTTTGCCGTGGCCTCGTTGCTTGCGCTGCTCGCGCTCGTGACGCTCGGCCTCAAGCTGCTTGCCGAGCGTCATCTGTCCGCGGAACTGGCGGCTGCGCGCGACGTGCCCGCGCATGCCGGTCCCGCCACCTCGCAGCCGACTGGAGCGTAA
- a CDS encoding sulfate/molybdate ABC transporter ATP-binding protein: MGITVRNLQKRFGDFTALDNVSLDFPPGELVALLGPSGCGKTTLLRVIAGLEYADSGQVVLQGQDVATVGARERQVGFVFQHYALFRHMTVFENVAFGLRVKPRKERPSEAVIREKVHELLKLVQLDWLAQRYPSELSGGQRQRIALARALAVEPKVLLLDEPFGALDAKVRKELRSWLRRLHDDLHISTIFVTHDQEEALEVADRIVVLNRGHVEQVGSPQDVYDHPQTSFVYEFLGAANRLHGKVDQHGFVVDGAALPVVATAGFEGPAFAYVRPHDLQLYPQASGHRDGIVVDVRRVVTLGGSVRVELAGREGNVLEAELDREAWRALQLAVGDGVTAVPRALRVFPAH, translated from the coding sequence ATGGGCATCACCGTTCGTAACCTGCAGAAGCGCTTCGGCGATTTCACCGCGCTCGATAACGTCTCGCTCGACTTTCCGCCGGGCGAACTGGTGGCGCTGCTCGGACCGTCGGGTTGTGGCAAGACCACGCTGTTGCGCGTGATTGCCGGCCTCGAATATGCGGACTCGGGTCAGGTCGTGTTACAAGGACAGGATGTCGCGACGGTGGGCGCACGCGAACGCCAGGTCGGTTTCGTGTTCCAGCATTACGCGCTGTTCCGTCATATGACCGTGTTCGAGAACGTCGCCTTCGGCCTGCGTGTGAAACCGCGCAAGGAGCGGCCGTCGGAGGCGGTGATCCGCGAGAAGGTGCATGAGTTGCTGAAGCTCGTGCAACTGGACTGGCTGGCGCAACGCTATCCGTCGGAACTGTCGGGCGGGCAGCGGCAGCGGATTGCATTGGCGCGTGCGCTCGCCGTCGAGCCCAAGGTGTTGCTGCTGGACGAACCGTTCGGCGCGCTGGACGCGAAGGTCCGCAAGGAACTGCGCAGCTGGTTGCGCCGCCTGCACGACGATCTGCATATTTCGACGATCTTCGTGACGCACGACCAGGAAGAAGCGCTCGAGGTGGCCGACCGCATCGTCGTATTGAATCGCGGCCATGTGGAGCAGGTGGGCAGTCCGCAGGACGTGTACGATCATCCGCAGACCTCGTTTGTCTACGAGTTTCTCGGCGCGGCCAACCGGCTGCACGGCAAGGTGGATCAACACGGTTTCGTGGTGGACGGCGCCGCGTTGCCGGTGGTGGCGACGGCCGGTTTCGAAGGCCCGGCGTTCGCGTATGTGCGTCCGCATGACCTGCAACTGTATCCGCAGGCCTCGGGGCATCGCGACGGCATCGTGGTCGATGTGCGGCGTGTCGTGACGCTGGGCGGTTCGGTGCGCGTCGAACTCGCCGGGCGCGAGGGCAACGTACTCGAAGCGGAACTGGATCGCGAAGCGTGGCGGGCGCTGCAACTGGCGGTCGGCGACGGCGTGACGGCGGTGCCGCGCGCGTTGCGCGTCTTTCCGGCGCATTGA
- a CDS encoding CysB family HTH-type transcriptional regulator, whose product MNFQQLRFVREAVRQNMNLTEVANVLYTSQSGVSKQIKDLEDELGVDIFIRRGKRLTGLTEPGKAVHQLIERMLLDAENLRRVARQYADQDSGHLVVATTHTQARYALPKVIRQFTEVFPKVHLALRQGSPQQIAQMIINGEADIGISTEALDRFPDIVTFPCYSWHHVVVVPKGHPLVGRENLTLDEIAEFPIVTYDQDFTGRSHIDQAFAKAGALPDVVLTAIDADVIKTYVELGMGIGVVAAMAYDPKRDTELVALDTQHLFEASTTRVGLRKGAFLRAYAYRLLEMFAPQLKEADIAAQLRAVD is encoded by the coding sequence ATGAACTTTCAGCAACTACGCTTTGTGCGCGAGGCCGTGCGCCAGAACATGAACCTGACCGAAGTCGCGAACGTGCTGTACACATCGCAGTCGGGCGTGTCCAAACAGATCAAGGACCTCGAGGACGAACTCGGCGTCGATATCTTCATCCGTCGCGGCAAGCGTCTCACCGGCTTGACCGAGCCGGGCAAGGCGGTGCATCAGTTGATCGAACGGATGCTGCTCGACGCGGAAAACCTGCGCCGCGTCGCACGCCAGTATGCGGACCAGGACAGTGGTCACCTGGTGGTGGCCACCACCCACACGCAGGCGCGCTACGCCTTGCCCAAGGTGATCCGCCAGTTCACTGAGGTATTTCCGAAGGTCCATCTGGCGCTGCGCCAGGGCAGTCCGCAGCAGATCGCGCAGATGATCATCAACGGCGAAGCGGATATCGGCATCTCGACCGAAGCGCTCGACCGCTTCCCGGACATCGTCACGTTCCCGTGCTATTCGTGGCACCACGTGGTGGTGGTGCCGAAGGGCCATCCGCTGGTGGGCCGCGAGAACCTGACGCTCGATGAGATCGCCGAGTTTCCGATCGTGACCTACGATCAGGATTTCACCGGCCGCTCGCATATCGACCAGGCGTTCGCCAAGGCGGGGGCGCTGCCCGACGTCGTGCTGACCGCCATCGACGCGGACGTGATCAAGACCTACGTCGAACTCGGCATGGGCATTGGCGTGGTGGCGGCGATGGCCTACGATCCGAAGCGCGATACGGAACTGGTCGCGCTCGATACGCAGCATCTGTTCGAGGCGAGTACGACTCGCGTCGGCTTGCGCAAGGGCGCGTTCCTGCGGGCCTATGCGTATCGTCTGCTGGAAATGTTCGCACCGCAGCTGAAGGAAGCGGATATCGCCGCCCAGTTGCGCGCAGTGGATTGA
- a CDS encoding asparaginase gives MNTLTSSSSGTPAAHALPRIAVLATGGTIAGSAADVTNTSGYQAGVVGVDRLLEAVPALSGVAQIQPEQIASIDSKDMALALWTTLAQRVNALLASDEIDGVVITHGTDTLEETAYLLHLTVKGTKPVVLTASMRPSSALSADGPLNLLNAVTVAASAAAHGQGVLVAFNNRIHSARDVVKTSTYAVDAFQSLEIGALGWVQDGRVEFQRKVVRPHTVDTEFVIGAKWPNVEIVTSYAGASRIAVDALVAAGVRGIVVAGTGNGSIHASVQQALADAVTQGVVVVRSSRVGSGHVMRNGAAPDDALGFVTAGSLNPYKARVLLMLALAAGGTGAVALQAIFDKY, from the coding sequence ATGAATACTTTGACTTCCTCCTCTTCGGGAACGCCGGCGGCGCATGCGCTGCCGCGTATCGCCGTGCTGGCGACGGGCGGCACGATTGCCGGCTCCGCCGCCGACGTCACCAATACTTCCGGTTATCAGGCCGGCGTGGTCGGCGTCGACCGTCTGCTCGAGGCGGTGCCGGCGCTGTCGGGCGTTGCGCAGATCCAGCCTGAGCAGATTGCCAGCATCGATAGCAAGGACATGGCGCTCGCGCTCTGGACCACGCTCGCGCAACGCGTCAACGCGCTGCTGGCAAGCGACGAGATCGACGGCGTGGTAATTACCCACGGCACCGATACGCTCGAAGAAACCGCCTACCTGCTGCATCTGACCGTCAAAGGGACCAAGCCGGTCGTGCTGACCGCGTCGATGCGGCCCTCGTCGGCGCTTTCCGCGGATGGCCCGCTGAATCTGCTCAACGCCGTGACGGTCGCCGCCAGCGCGGCGGCGCACGGGCAGGGCGTGCTGGTCGCGTTCAACAACCGCATTCATAGCGCGCGCGACGTCGTCAAGACCAGCACCTACGCGGTCGATGCGTTCCAGTCTCTGGAAATCGGCGCGCTGGGCTGGGTGCAGGACGGTCGCGTCGAATTCCAGCGTAAGGTCGTGCGTCCGCATACCGTCGATACGGAATTTGTGATCGGCGCCAAGTGGCCCAATGTCGAGATCGTCACGAGTTATGCGGGGGCTTCGCGGATCGCCGTCGATGCGCTGGTGGCGGCGGGCGTGCGCGGCATCGTCGTGGCCGGCACGGGCAACGGCTCGATCCATGCGTCGGTGCAACAGGCGCTTGCCGATGCTGTGACGCAGGGCGTGGTGGTGGTGCGTTCGTCGCGGGTCGGCTCGGGCCATGTGATGCGCAACGGCGCGGCGCCGGACGATGCGCTCGGCTTTGTCACGGCCGGTTCGCTCAATCCGTACAAGGCGCGCGTGCTGCTGATGCTGGCCCTCGCGGCCGGCGGCACGGGAGCGGTGGCGCTGCAGGCGATCTTCGATAAATACTGA
- a CDS encoding 2-hydroxy-3-oxopropionate reductase — MAKIGFIGLGIMGAHMARNLIKGGHSLIVNGAYPVPEDLSKTTTVVANSTAVAQATDIVIIMVPDTPDVANVLFADDGVAKGLTQGKLVIDMSSISPLDTQAFAKKINALGADYLDAPVSGGEVGAREASLTIMVGGPEKAFALAKPLFELMGKNISLIGENGAGQTCKVANQIIVALNIEAVAEALLFAARSGADPERVRKALMGGFASSRILEVHGERMTKRTFDPGFRIELHQKDLNLALDGARKLGIALPHTASAQQLFSVCAANGGKAWDHSAMVRALEIMANFEVAQAPGKEAKAA; from the coding sequence ATGGCAAAGATCGGTTTTATCGGCCTCGGCATCATGGGCGCGCACATGGCGCGCAACCTCATCAAGGGCGGTCACTCGCTGATCGTGAACGGCGCGTATCCGGTGCCGGAAGATCTCAGCAAGACCACCACGGTGGTGGCGAACTCGACGGCTGTTGCGCAAGCCACCGACATCGTCATCATCATGGTGCCGGACACCCCTGACGTCGCCAACGTGCTGTTCGCCGACGACGGCGTCGCCAAGGGTCTGACGCAAGGCAAGCTGGTGATCGACATGAGCTCGATCTCCCCGCTCGACACGCAAGCCTTCGCGAAGAAGATCAACGCGCTCGGCGCCGACTACCTCGACGCGCCGGTCTCGGGCGGCGAAGTCGGCGCGCGCGAAGCGTCGCTGACTATCATGGTCGGCGGTCCTGAAAAAGCCTTCGCACTCGCCAAACCGCTGTTCGAACTGATGGGCAAGAACATCTCGCTGATCGGCGAGAACGGCGCGGGCCAGACCTGCAAGGTGGCGAACCAGATCATCGTCGCGCTGAACATCGAGGCGGTGGCCGAAGCGCTGCTGTTCGCCGCGCGTTCGGGCGCCGATCCGGAGCGCGTCCGCAAGGCGCTGATGGGTGGTTTCGCTTCGTCGCGGATTCTCGAAGTGCACGGCGAGCGCATGACCAAGCGCACCTTCGATCCGGGCTTCCGCATCGAACTGCACCAGAAGGACCTGAACCTCGCGCTCGACGGCGCGCGCAAGCTCGGCATCGCCCTGCCGCATACGGCGAGCGCGCAGCAACTGTTCAGCGTGTGTGCGGCGAACGGCGGCAAGGCATGGGACCACTCCGCGATGGTGCGTGCGCTGGAAATCATGGCGAACTTCGAAGTGGCTCAGGCGCCGGGTAAGGAAGCGAAGGCCGCTTAA
- the otnI gene encoding 2-oxo-tetronate isomerase — MPKFAANLTMLFNEVPFLDRFVAAADAGFNAVEFLFPYPYQIAELAERLQQNRLKLVLHNLPAGNWEAGERGIACLPDRVGEFQEGVGRAIEYAKALKVPQLNCLVGIPGPGVDAGRAHATIVDNLRFACAALKKEGIKLLVEPCNSYDIPGFALNRSSEGLDVIRAVGSDNLFLQYDIYHMQRMEGELAATIRKNLASIAHIQLADNPGRNEPGTGEINYPFLFNLLDSLGYDGYIGCEYKPRTTTTEGLDWVQRVAGQARGAAHVAA, encoded by the coding sequence ATGCCGAAATTTGCAGCCAATCTCACCATGCTGTTCAACGAAGTCCCGTTCCTCGACCGCTTCGTGGCCGCAGCGGACGCGGGCTTTAACGCCGTCGAATTCCTCTTCCCCTATCCGTATCAGATCGCCGAGCTGGCCGAGCGTCTGCAGCAGAATCGCCTGAAGCTCGTGCTGCACAACCTGCCCGCGGGCAACTGGGAAGCCGGCGAGCGCGGCATCGCCTGCCTGCCGGATCGCGTCGGCGAGTTCCAGGAAGGCGTCGGCCGCGCGATCGAATACGCCAAGGCGCTCAAAGTGCCGCAACTGAACTGCCTCGTCGGCATTCCCGGCCCGGGCGTCGATGCCGGCCGCGCTCACGCGACGATCGTCGACAACCTGCGCTTCGCTTGCGCCGCGCTGAAGAAAGAAGGCATCAAGCTGCTGGTCGAGCCGTGCAATTCGTACGACATCCCCGGCTTTGCGCTGAACCGTTCGTCCGAAGGGCTCGATGTGATCCGCGCCGTCGGCTCGGACAATCTGTTCCTGCAGTACGACATCTATCACATGCAACGGATGGAAGGCGAGCTTGCCGCCACCATCAGGAAGAACCTGGCGTCGATCGCGCACATCCAGCTGGCCGACAACCCGGGCCGCAACGAACCGGGCACGGGCGAAATCAACTACCCGTTCCTGTTCAACCTGCTCGACTCGCTCGGCTACGACGGCTACATCGGCTGCGAATACAAGCCGCGCACGACGACTACCGAAGGTCTCGACTGGGTGCAGCGCGTGGCCGGCCAGGCACGCGGCGCGGCGCACGTGGCCGCCTGA
- the gcl gene encoding glyoxylate carboligase, whose protein sequence is MAKMRAVDAAVLVLEKEGIDTAFGVPGAAINPFYSAMRKAGNISHVLARHVEGASHMAEGYTRAQPGNIGVCIGTSGPAGTDMITGLYSAQADSIPILAITGQAPRARLYKEDFQAVDIESIAKPVTKWAVTVREPALVPRVFQQAFHLMRSGRPGPVLIDLPIDVQLAEIEFDIDTYEPLPVYKPKASRKQIEAALTLLNDSDKPLIVSGGGVLNAAAEDLLVEFAETIGVPVIPTLMSWGAIPDDHPLMAGMVGLQTSHRYGNATMLASDFVLGIGNRWANRHTGSVEVYTKGRKFVHVDIEPTQIGRVFGPDLGIVSDAKAALELFVEVAKEWKAAGKLKDRSAWVADCQQRKRTLQRKTHFDNVPIKPQRVYEEMNQVFGRDTCYVSTIGLSQIAGAQFLHVYKARNWINCGQAGPLGWTIPAALGVRAADPQRPIVALSGDYDFQFMIEELAVGAQFKLPYVHVVVNNSYLGLIRQAQRAFDMDFCVQLAFDNINAPEVNGYGVDHVAVAEGLGCKAIRVFKPEELKPALQKAQSMLSEFNVPVIVEVILERVTNISMGTEIDAINEFEELAAKREDAPSAISMLD, encoded by the coding sequence ATGGCCAAGATGAGAGCCGTCGACGCAGCGGTGCTGGTGCTCGAAAAAGAAGGCATCGATACCGCCTTCGGTGTGCCGGGCGCCGCCATCAACCCGTTCTACTCGGCCATGCGCAAGGCAGGCAACATCAGCCACGTGCTGGCGCGCCACGTCGAAGGCGCTTCGCATATGGCCGAAGGCTATACGCGGGCTCAGCCGGGCAACATCGGCGTGTGTATCGGCACGTCCGGCCCCGCCGGTACCGACATGATCACCGGTTTGTACTCCGCTCAGGCCGACTCGATTCCTATTCTGGCTATCACGGGCCAGGCGCCGCGCGCGCGTCTGTACAAGGAAGACTTCCAGGCCGTCGATATCGAATCGATCGCCAAGCCCGTCACCAAGTGGGCCGTCACCGTGCGCGAACCGGCGCTGGTGCCGCGCGTCTTCCAGCAGGCCTTTCATCTGATGCGTTCGGGCCGCCCGGGTCCGGTGCTGATCGACCTGCCGATCGACGTGCAGCTCGCCGAAATCGAATTCGATATCGACACCTATGAACCGCTGCCGGTCTACAAGCCGAAGGCAAGCCGCAAGCAGATCGAAGCCGCGCTCACGCTGCTCAACGATTCGGACAAGCCGCTGATCGTCTCCGGTGGCGGCGTGCTGAACGCCGCCGCGGAAGACCTGCTGGTGGAATTCGCGGAAACGATCGGCGTGCCGGTGATTCCGACGCTGATGTCGTGGGGCGCGATTCCCGACGATCACCCGCTGATGGCCGGCATGGTCGGCCTGCAGACGTCGCACCGCTACGGCAACGCGACGATGCTCGCCTCCGACTTCGTGCTCGGCATCGGCAACCGCTGGGCCAACCGTCATACGGGCAGCGTCGAGGTTTATACCAAGGGCCGTAAGTTCGTGCATGTGGACATCGAGCCGACGCAGATCGGCCGTGTGTTCGGACCGGACCTCGGCATCGTCTCGGACGCGAAGGCCGCGCTCGAACTGTTCGTCGAAGTGGCCAAGGAATGGAAGGCCGCCGGCAAGCTGAAGGACCGCAGCGCGTGGGTTGCGGACTGCCAGCAACGCAAGCGCACGCTGCAACGCAAGACGCACTTCGACAACGTGCCGATCAAGCCGCAACGCGTCTACGAAGAGATGAACCAGGTGTTCGGCCGCGATACGTGCTACGTGAGCACGATCGGTTTGTCGCAGATCGCCGGTGCACAGTTCCTGCACGTCTACAAGGCCCGCAACTGGATCAACTGCGGCCAGGCCGGCCCGCTCGGCTGGACGATTCCGGCTGCGCTCGGTGTGCGTGCCGCGGACCCGCAACGTCCTATCGTGGCGTTGTCCGGCGACTACGACTTCCAGTTCATGATCGAAGAACTCGCGGTCGGGGCGCAATTCAAGCTGCCGTACGTGCATGTGGTGGTGAACAACTCGTACCTCGGGCTGATCCGCCAGGCGCAGCGCGCGTTCGACATGGACTTCTGCGTGCAGCTCGCGTTCGACAACATCAACGCGCCGGAAGTGAACGGGTATGGCGTCGATCACGTGGCCGTGGCCGAAGGCCTCGGCTGCAAGGCGATCCGCGTGTTCAAGCCGGAAGAGCTGAAGCCGGCGCTGCAAAAAGCGCAGTCGATGCTCTCCGAGTTCAACGTGCCGGTGATCGTCGAAGTGATTCTCGAACGCGTGACCAACATTTCGATGGGCACGGAAATCGACGCCATCAACGAGTTCGAAGAACTGGCGGCGAAGCGCGAAGATGCGCCGAGCGCCATCAGCATGCTCGACTGA
- a CDS encoding substrate binding domain-containing protein: protein MDRFKQIETFVRVADAGSLAAAALEEGVSPVILGRRIDALEKRLGVKLMYRSTRRLVVSEEGAAFLERCRGLLSEWDQAENELAAGRRAVSGHLIVSAPAAFGRKHVAPLAPSFLADKPELQLSFNLTDRVVDLVREGYDLSIRIGGAVDPNFVAVKLASNRRVVCGTPAYFRQYGKPKTLEDLPQHNCLAFNLQGGQNRGWYFRRNGKLATVRVGGTLDCNDGELLHRWVSEGLGLGWRSTWEIQQQLARGELETVLDEFALPDYDILAVYPQQRYVPAKVRYFIDYLKEVYASKDYWNRSTY, encoded by the coding sequence GTGGACCGCTTCAAGCAGATCGAAACCTTCGTGCGCGTCGCCGACGCCGGCAGTCTGGCCGCCGCGGCGCTGGAGGAGGGCGTGTCGCCGGTGATCCTCGGACGGCGTATCGACGCGCTGGAAAAGCGCCTCGGCGTCAAGCTGATGTACCGCTCGACGCGCCGTCTGGTGGTGAGCGAAGAGGGCGCCGCGTTTCTGGAGCGTTGCCGCGGCCTGCTCTCGGAGTGGGATCAGGCGGAAAACGAACTGGCGGCGGGCCGCCGGGCGGTGAGCGGGCATCTGATCGTGTCGGCGCCGGCCGCCTTCGGCCGCAAGCACGTCGCGCCCCTCGCGCCGTCATTTCTTGCCGACAAGCCTGAATTGCAACTGTCGTTCAATCTGACCGACCGGGTCGTGGACCTGGTGCGCGAAGGCTACGACCTGTCGATTCGCATCGGCGGCGCGGTCGATCCGAATTTTGTGGCCGTGAAGCTGGCCTCGAACCGGCGCGTGGTGTGCGGCACACCGGCGTATTTCCGCCAATACGGCAAGCCGAAGACGCTCGAAGACCTGCCGCAGCACAACTGCCTCGCCTTCAACCTGCAAGGGGGCCAGAACCGCGGCTGGTACTTCCGGCGCAACGGCAAGCTGGCGACGGTGCGGGTCGGCGGCACGCTTGACTGCAACGACGGCGAATTGCTGCACCGCTGGGTGTCGGAGGGGCTGGGGCTCGGCTGGCGTTCGACCTGGGAAATCCAGCAGCAGCTCGCGCGCGGCGAGCTGGAAACGGTGCTCGACGAATTCGCGCTGCCGGACTACGACATCCTCGCGGTCTACCCGCAGCAGCGTTACGTGCCGGCCAAGGTGCGCTACTTCATCGACTATCTGAAAGAGGTCTACGCCAGCAAGGATTACTGGAACCGCAGCACGTATTAG